In the genome of Candidatus Binatus sp., the window CGACCGAGGCGGTGCAGATTCATGGCGGCTACGGCTACACCAAGGAGTTCAAAGTCGAGCGCTTTTTCCGCGACGCCAAGATCACCGAGATTTACGAAGGAACGTCGGAGATTCAGCGCCTGGTAATCGCGAGCAGCGTGCTCGAAAACCGGTGAGGATCGCGCACGGTGGGCAACAAGAAGAAATGGCGTGAGACGACCTACCAGCAGGCGAGCGAGCGCCCGGTCCGCTTCTCGACCGTGTCCGACATGGAACTCGAACCGCTCTACACGCCCGGCGACGTAACCGGCTCGTACGACGACGCGCTCGGCAACCCGGGCGAGTTTCCCTTCACGCGCGGTGTGTACGGCTCGATGTATCGCGGGCGGTTGTGGACGATGCGCCAGTTCGCCGGCTTCGGCCTTGCCGAGGACACCAACGCGCGCTTCCACTTCCTGCTCGGCCAGGGCCAGGACGGGCTTTCCACCGCGTTCGACATGCCGACGCTGATGGGCTACGACGCCGACCACGAACGGGCGCTCGGTGAAGTGGGACGCGAGGGTGTATCGGTCTCGACGGTTTCCGACATGGCGACACTGTTCGATCGAATTCCGCTCGACCGAGTCACCACCTCGATGACGGTGAATTGTTCGGCGTCGATCCTGCTCGCGATGTACCTGGTGGTGGCTGAGCGCAACGGAATTGCGTGGGAGCGCGTCGGCGGAACCATCCAGAACGACATGCTCAAAGAGTACATCGCGCAGAAGGAATGGATTTGCCCGCCGCGCCCGGCGCTGCGAATCGTCACCGACATGATCGAGTTCTGCGCGCGCAAAGTTCCGCGCTGGCATCCCGTGTCGATCTCCGGCTACCACATCCGCGAGGCCGGCTCGACCGCCGTGCAGGAGCTGGCGTTCACCATCGCCGACGGCATCTGCTATGTCGATGAGGCGATTAAGCGGGGGATCGGCGTCGATGAGTTCGCGCCGCGGCTGTCGTTCTTCTGGAATCTGCACAACGACTTTCTCGAAGAGATCGCCAAGCTCCGCGCCGCGCGCCGGATGTGGGCGCGAATCATGAAGGATCGTTTCGGCGCGATGAATCCGAAATCGATGATGCTGCGCACGCATGCGCAAACCGCGGGCGCGTCGCTGACCGCGCAGCAACCGGCCAATAACGTGGTCCGCGTGGCGATTCAGGC includes:
- a CDS encoding methylmalonyl-CoA mutase family protein, which codes for MGNKKKWRETTYQQASERPVRFSTVSDMELEPLYTPGDVTGSYDDALGNPGEFPFTRGVYGSMYRGRLWTMRQFAGFGLAEDTNARFHFLLGQGQDGLSTAFDMPTLMGYDADHERALGEVGREGVSVSTVSDMATLFDRIPLDRVTTSMTVNCSASILLAMYLVVAERNGIAWERVGGTIQNDMLKEYIAQKEWICPPRPALRIVTDMIEFCARKVPRWHPVSISGYHIREAGSTAVQELAFTIADGICYVDEAIKRGIGVDEFAPRLSFFWNLHNDFLEEIAKLRAARRMWARIMKDRFGAMNPKSMMLRTHAQTAGASLTAQQPANNVVRVAIQALAGVLGGVQSLHTNSMDETLALPTEESVMVALRTQQVIAEETGVTNTIDPLGGSYAVEALTDRMEREANGYIRRIDEMGGMVKAIETGYPQREIAEAAFHFQRQLEQGIKTVVGVNKYSIPEEIPIATLKIDAGIEERQIQRVRKVKRERNSVAVKEALARVAQACRSGENLMEPICEAVRRDATVGEVSDIFRAEFGVYKDPGWI